One genomic region from Spirulina subsalsa PCC 9445 encodes:
- a CDS encoding single-stranded DNA-binding protein, whose protein sequence is MTSLNVVNLVGRAGGDPEVRYFESGSVLCELTLAVNRMKRDDKPDWFNLKIWGKTAEIAANYVKKGSLIGIQGSLTIETWSDRNTGANRSKPVIRVERLDLLGSKRDNEAYANQNTYNDAEF, encoded by the coding sequence ATGACCAGTTTAAATGTAGTGAATTTAGTGGGGCGTGCTGGGGGAGATCCCGAAGTGCGTTATTTTGAGTCTGGATCGGTATTGTGTGAGTTGACTTTGGCAGTTAACCGGATGAAACGGGATGATAAGCCCGATTGGTTTAATTTAAAGATTTGGGGTAAAACGGCAGAAATTGCCGCTAATTATGTGAAAAAGGGGAGCTTAATTGGGATTCAAGGCTCCCTGACGATTGAAACGTGGAGCGATCGCAATACCGGAGCCAATCGCTCTAAACCTGTGATTCGCGTGGAGCGTCTGGATTTGTTAGGCTCCAAACGGGATAATGAAGCCTATGCTAACCAAAACACCTACAATGACGCGGAATTTTAA
- the gor gene encoding glutathione-disulfide reductase: MSYDYDLFVIGAGSGGIATARRAAEYGAKVAVAEDDRLGGTCVNRGCVPKKLMVYASRFPDQFEDAQGYGWSAVESHLDWSKMIRVVNDEVTRLNGIYQRMLDNSKVTVFRHRATFIDSHTLQVGEEKITAERILIAVGGKPVKPNIPGIEHTITSNEIFLLSEQPKRMLIIGGGYIGCEFACVLHGLGTEVTQVIRKDKILRGFDDDLRTTIQEAMVQHGIRILTQTNPVAIERTAEGLRVTLKGPNGEELVETDVVGLSATGRIPNIQNLGLENTVVEVNQGAIAVNEESQTAEPHIYAVGDCTDRVNLTPVAINEGRVFADTMFGGKSRTMSYENIPSAVFTTPEAATVGLTEAEARAKYGEAVKVYRTKFRPMYYTLAGKEEKTMMKLIVDTNTDRVVGAHMVGDHAAEIIQGVAIALKTGATKANFDATIGIHPSSAEEFVTMR; the protein is encoded by the coding sequence ATGAGCTACGACTATGATCTATTTGTTATTGGTGCAGGTTCTGGGGGGATTGCTACCGCGAGACGAGCGGCTGAATATGGGGCGAAGGTGGCTGTAGCCGAAGATGATCGCTTGGGGGGAACTTGTGTGAATCGTGGGTGTGTTCCGAAAAAACTCATGGTCTATGCTTCTCGCTTCCCCGATCAGTTTGAAGATGCCCAAGGCTACGGCTGGAGCGCGGTAGAAAGTCATCTAGACTGGTCTAAGATGATTCGGGTCGTGAATGATGAGGTGACACGACTGAATGGGATTTATCAACGGATGTTAGATAATTCTAAGGTGACGGTGTTCCGCCACCGGGCGACGTTTATTGACTCCCACACTCTACAAGTGGGAGAGGAGAAGATCACGGCCGAAAGAATTTTAATTGCGGTGGGGGGAAAACCTGTTAAACCGAATATTCCGGGTATTGAACACACGATTACCTCTAATGAAATTTTCCTGTTGTCGGAGCAACCGAAACGGATGTTAATTATTGGTGGGGGCTATATTGGCTGTGAGTTTGCCTGTGTGCTGCATGGTTTGGGAACTGAGGTGACGCAGGTTATTCGCAAGGACAAGATCCTGCGGGGGTTTGATGATGACTTGCGCACGACGATTCAGGAGGCTATGGTTCAACATGGTATTCGGATTTTAACTCAGACCAATCCGGTGGCGATTGAACGGACGGCTGAGGGGTTAAGGGTGACGCTGAAGGGCCCTAATGGGGAGGAGTTGGTCGAGACGGATGTAGTGGGTTTGTCGGCAACGGGACGGATTCCCAATATCCAGAATTTGGGGTTGGAAAATACGGTGGTTGAAGTGAATCAGGGGGCGATCGCGGTCAATGAAGAGAGTCAAACCGCAGAACCCCATATCTACGCGGTTGGAGACTGTACGGATCGGGTGAATTTAACCCCCGTAGCCATTAATGAGGGTCGGGTTTTTGCCGATACTATGTTTGGCGGCAAGTCTCGGACGATGAGTTATGAAAACATCCCCAGTGCAGTATTTACTACCCCAGAAGCAGCCACGGTGGGACTCACGGAGGCGGAAGCACGGGCAAAATATGGTGAGGCGGTGAAGGTCTATCGCACCAAGTTCCGCCCGATGTATTACACTCTGGCGGGAAAAGAGGAAAAAACCATGATGAAATTAATTGTGGATACGAATACGGATCGGGTGGTGGGCGCCCACATGGTCGGGGATCATGCGGCGGAAATTATTCAAGGGGTTGCGATCGCCCTCAAAACCGGAGCGACGAAAGCCAACTTTGACGCAACGATCGGCATTCACCCCAGTTCGGCGGAAGAGTTTGTCACTATGCGCTAA